The Caballeronia sp. SL2Y3 genome includes a window with the following:
- the yidD gene encoding membrane protein insertion efficiency factor YidD, producing the protein MQTALIALLRFYKVAISPLLGNRCRFYPSCSDYAREAIQYHGAAHGTYLAAKRLCRCHPFSAGGVDLVPTPSRGSGSPSASNQADSPAAGSAQEKHSPLNGAKALTDRH; encoded by the coding sequence ATGCAAACGGCACTCATCGCGTTGTTGCGCTTCTACAAGGTTGCGATCAGCCCCCTGCTCGGCAACCGGTGCCGCTTTTACCCTTCCTGTTCCGACTACGCGCGCGAGGCAATCCAGTATCATGGCGCCGCGCATGGCACGTATCTCGCCGCAAAACGGCTCTGCCGCTGCCATCCCTTTTCGGCGGGCGGCGTCGATCTCGTGCCGACACCGTCCCGTGGCTCCGGTTCTCCATCCGCTTCCAATCAGGCGGATAGCCCGGCTGCAGGTTCCGCCCAAGAAAAGCATTCACCACTAAACGGCGCAAAAGCGCTTACCGATCGACACTGA
- the rnpA gene encoding ribonuclease P protein component, producing the protein MKQDIVELPASAAFPKAARLLKTDEFSSVFRLRPWRRSPHFVLYGKPTGNEARLGLVIGKKQAPRAVTRNLIKRLAREAFRLRREELRGFDILVRLHAKIDRKAMPSASSPPLGALCRGELEVLFDRAVREAARRVAETVAAPPSAPAVDDSSGPSGS; encoded by the coding sequence TTGAAACAGGACATCGTCGAGTTGCCGGCGTCGGCCGCGTTCCCCAAGGCCGCAAGGCTGCTGAAAACGGATGAGTTCTCATCCGTTTTTCGTTTGCGCCCCTGGCGGCGTTCGCCGCACTTCGTGCTGTACGGCAAGCCCACGGGCAACGAAGCGCGGCTCGGGCTCGTCATCGGCAAGAAGCAGGCGCCGCGCGCCGTCACGCGCAATCTGATCAAGCGGCTTGCGCGCGAGGCGTTCCGGCTGCGTCGCGAAGAGCTGCGCGGATTCGACATCCTCGTGCGGCTGCACGCGAAAATCGACCGCAAGGCGATGCCGAGCGCCAGTTCGCCGCCGCTCGGCGCGCTGTGCCGCGGCGAACTGGAAGTACTTTTCGACCGTGCCGTGCGCGAAGCAGCGCGCCGCGTGGCCGAAACCGTGGCGGCGCCGCCTTCGGCGCCCGCCGTCGACGATTCATCCGGCCCTTCTGGGTCATGA
- a CDS encoding transcriptional regulator, which yields MPTQQEKADFSERLKFSMARSPEKMRGATDLANKFNLRYQGEPVSPQTAHKWLTGRSIPTSDKLQTLAEWLKVDLHWLHYGPPPSGGAQTAPKPLARDERYPASEDTLELASKIEALSPHHRYLLEELIDQFYGAMKR from the coding sequence ATGCCAACACAGCAAGAGAAGGCCGATTTCTCAGAACGGCTCAAATTTTCCATGGCCCGCTCGCCCGAGAAGATGCGGGGCGCGACCGATCTCGCGAACAAATTCAACTTGCGGTACCAGGGCGAGCCGGTGTCCCCGCAAACCGCGCACAAGTGGCTGACCGGGCGCTCCATTCCCACGAGCGACAAACTCCAGACGCTCGCTGAATGGCTGAAGGTGGATCTTCACTGGCTGCATTACGGTCCGCCGCCGAGCGGCGGCGCGCAGACCGCGCCCAAACCGCTCGCGCGCGACGAGAGATACCCCGCGTCCGAGGACACGCTGGAGCTTGCGTCGAAGATCGAGGCGCTGTCGCCGCATCACCGGTACCTGCTGGAGGAGCTTATCGACCAGTTCTATGGGGCGATGAAGCGGTAG
- the yidC gene encoding membrane protein insertase YidC — protein sequence MDIKRTVLWVIFFVSVVMLFDNWQRDHGRPSMFFPSATQPAKTASNPAPGSATPGAQPSELTNAPAGAAPGTSTPPATAASQLVKFTTDVYSGEIDTRGGTLSKLSLLKEGDGKQPDLYITLFDHTANHTYLARTGLLGGDFPNHNDVFTAVPGQTSLSGDAKTLTLAFESPVKGGVKVVKTYTFTRGSYVINVDTKIENVGNAPVTPKLYMELVRDNTPVETPRFSHTFIGPAVYTDQKHFQKIDFSDIDKNKAAFEPSANNGWIAMVQHYFASAWIPKEGAQRDIYVQKIDPSLYRVGVQQPVQTIAPGQSVTVDARLFAGPEEERMLEGIAPGLELVKDYGMVTIIAKPLFWLLEKIHGFVGNWGWAIVLLTLLIKAVFFPLSAASYKSMARMKEITPRMQQIRERFKSDPQKMNAQLMELYKTEKVNPFGGCLPVVIQIPVFISLYWVLLSSVEMRGAPWIGWIHDLSQQDPYFILPVLMAVSMFLQTKLNPTPPDPVQAKMMMFMPIAFSVMFFFFPAGLVLYYVVNNVLSIAQQYYITRMMGQRKKKVA from the coding sequence ATGGATATCAAACGCACCGTCCTATGGGTCATCTTCTTCGTGTCAGTTGTCATGCTGTTCGACAACTGGCAGCGCGACCATGGGCGCCCGTCGATGTTCTTCCCGAGCGCGACGCAGCCGGCCAAGACCGCCAGCAATCCGGCACCGGGCTCGGCTACGCCGGGCGCGCAGCCGTCCGAACTGACGAACGCGCCGGCAGGCGCTGCGCCGGGCACGTCGACGCCGCCGGCCACCGCCGCATCGCAACTCGTCAAGTTCACGACGGACGTGTATTCCGGTGAGATCGACACGCGCGGCGGCACGCTCTCGAAGCTCTCGCTGCTGAAAGAAGGCGACGGCAAGCAGCCCGACCTCTACATCACGCTCTTCGATCACACCGCGAACCACACGTACCTCGCGCGCACGGGCCTGCTCGGCGGCGACTTCCCGAATCACAACGACGTGTTCACGGCGGTTCCGGGCCAGACGTCGCTGTCGGGGGACGCGAAGACGCTGACGCTCGCGTTCGAATCACCGGTGAAGGGCGGCGTGAAGGTCGTGAAGACCTACACGTTCACGCGCGGCAGCTACGTGATCAACGTGGATACGAAGATCGAGAACGTCGGCAATGCGCCGGTCACGCCGAAGCTCTACATGGAACTCGTGCGCGACAACACGCCGGTCGAGACGCCGCGCTTCTCGCACACGTTCATCGGGCCGGCTGTCTATACCGATCAGAAGCACTTCCAGAAGATCGATTTCAGCGACATCGACAAGAACAAGGCCGCGTTCGAGCCGTCCGCGAACAACGGCTGGATCGCGATGGTGCAGCACTACTTTGCGTCGGCGTGGATTCCGAAGGAAGGCGCGCAGCGCGATATATACGTCCAGAAGATCGACCCGAGCCTGTACCGCGTGGGCGTGCAGCAGCCGGTGCAGACCATCGCGCCGGGACAGAGCGTGACGGTCGATGCGCGTCTTTTCGCCGGTCCCGAAGAAGAGCGCATGCTGGAAGGCATCGCGCCGGGTCTGGAGCTGGTGAAGGACTACGGCATGGTGACGATCATCGCCAAGCCGCTTTTCTGGCTGCTCGAAAAGATTCACGGATTCGTCGGCAACTGGGGCTGGGCGATCGTGCTCTTGACGCTGCTGATCAAGGCGGTGTTTTTCCCGCTGTCGGCGGCGAGCTACAAGTCGATGGCGCGCATGAAGGAAATCACGCCGCGCATGCAGCAGATTCGCGAACGCTTCAAGAGCGATCCGCAGAAGATGAACGCGCAGTTGATGGAGTTGTACAAGACCGAGAAGGTGAATCCGTTCGGCGGCTGTCTGCCGGTGGTAATTCAGATTCCGGTGTTCATCTCGCTGTACTGGGTGCTGCTGTCGTCGGTGGAAATGCGCGGCGCGCCGTGGATCGGCTGGATTCACGATCTGTCGCAGCAAGACCCGTATTTCATCCTGCCGGTGCTGATGGCCGTGTCGATGTTCCTTCAAACGAAGCTGAACCCGACGCCGCCCGACCCCGTGCAAGCCAAGATGATGATGTTCATGCCGATCGCGTTCTCGGTCATGTTCTTCTTCTTTCCGGCGGGTCTCGTGCTGTATTACGTGGTGAACAACGTGCTGTCGATCGCGCAGCAGTACTACATCACGCGGATGATGGGACAGCGTAAGAAGAAGGTGGCTTGA